Part of the Butyrivibrio proteoclasticus B316 genome, GGCATATGAAATGTATTCATTTGGTAAAGATTATCTTTACGATACTCCAAACGGATATATGTCTTTTTCAATGCCACAGGATATGAAGAGTGGCTATTACAACATAAACGGTGGAGGCCTTTATAAATACTACGATTTCACTCGTGGATCTAAAGACGAACAGACCATAGACATGAACGAGAGCTACTATAAAGACGAAAAGAGTAAGATAGAAGCCTACTCAAGACAGTACAGCGTGTCTGTTCCTAAAAGGGTAAAGGACCTGAAAGTTACTGTTAAACTTGAATCCATTGAAACCACCTATGCTGATGATACGATCCAGGGAATAGTCTTTGCTCCCGATGGAACACAGATGAACATGGACTTTTCTTCTAAAGACAAAGAACTCACCATCGCGATGGCTGAAGGAATGGCAGGTGACTGGACTTTAAATATCATTCCAAAGACTTTGAACGTAAAAGAAATCAAGGTTGATAATGATAAGCTTGCAGAAGAAGCAACCTGTGAAGAGACAGTATTCACACTTCCGGAAGACAGAGAGAATGTAGAATTCATAGCAGAATACACATCCTACAAGGCAAATGTCGAGGGCTGTACAGTATTTGGAACTGTTCTTGCTGAGGATGGGAAGACATATGAGATGTCACTGGGAAGCTACACCATTGATCAGGATCATACACAGTACTATATCTACTATGAGATACCGTTCGCTAAAGCAGGTGACTATGTTGTAAGAATCTACCACTATCCAGAAGAGACTACGATCCAAGCTCCTACTGTAAAGGATAAGACAGAGACCGATACAGAGATAATCATTGTTGAAGGATAATAGTTGTACTTATAGCTAGCAATAGAAATGCTTTATTTGACACGGTACATCACTTGCCATAATCTTAATATGGTTACTAAATGCTCGTTAAAGCAATAAAGTGGTTGCACAGCGAACAAACAAAAGTATGAGAAGGGAGATATGTTATGAACAAAACAGAACTCGTAGAAGCTATTGCAAAGCAGACCGGCCTTACAAAGGCTGCATCAGAGAAGGCAGTTAAGGCTTTCACAGATGTTGTAACAAAGGAGCTTAAGAAGAAGGGTAAAGTTCAGCTCGTTGGTTTCGGAACATTCGAGACAGCTAAGAGAGCAGCTAGAACAGGTAAGAACCCTCAGACTGGCGCAGCTATCAAGATTCCAGCAGCTACAGTTCCTAAGTTCAAAGCTGGTAAGGCTCTTAAGGATACCGTTAACGGTAATAAGAAATAAACCGCTTTTAGGGCGAAAAAACAGCAATAAGAAATAATAGAGCAAAAAATATGGCCGGGAATCATTCATGTTATATTATACTTAATTATCTCTGCACGGCTATTTGTTGAAAAAGAGTTTAGATAACAATATATCGTAGTTCAAAGCAAAGAGGATTATTCCAAAACGGAATAGTCCTTTTTGCTTTGCCCTGCGCAGGACAATACTAAATCATTTTATTACAAGGAGGGTTGAGTATGATCAACAACAAAGTAACTGTTAACAAGGGCATTGAAAATGCTGAGAAGCAGCTCCAGAAGGCGAAGAATCGTCTTACTCAGGAGAAGAAGAAAGCGAACGATGCTCGAAGAAGAATTGAGAACCGTCACAAGTATATGATGGGAGGCGGATCTGCTGTAGATGCTTCGGGCTATATGGATCGTGAGGAACGTTAAAAGCGAATATAACTACACTATAATTGTTTTATAAAGATGGGTATTCCTATAGTAAAAGTTATGAACTTGTTATAAAATGAAAGCTGATTTTATGTGGATTGCATCGAGATGCCAATTTGGCATCTCGATGTATATGGAGAAAATATGGGGACAAATGAACTAATTTCATTCGAGCCAATTGATAAAGAGGCAGTTAAAGAGCAGATATTCGAGGTTCGTGGCATAAGAGTTATGCTTGATAGTGACATTGCTGTATATTTTGGCGTCGAAACAGGTGCATTAAACAGGGCTAGGAAGCGTAATATAAAGCGTTTCCCGGAAAGCTTTTGTTTTCAGCTTACGGATGAAGAAGTATCGAGATGCCAATCTGTCATCTCGATGCAGACCGAGGGCAAAAAAGGTGGTAGAACATATAACCCTTATGTGTATTCTGAACAGGGCGTGGCAATGCTTACTTCGGTACTACACACAGATGTTGCAATACAGGCTAGCATAGGAATAATTGAGGCATTTGTTGAAATGTCACATTATATAAGACAGAATCAACAGTTGCTGCCTTATGAAGATCTTAAGAGCCTGGAATTAAGACAACATCAATTGTCTGATAGGATGGAAAGCATTGAAAAGAACATGGTAACAAAATCAGAACTATCAGACCTTATGAAGCTCTTTGAGAGTGGAATTACTGATGATGAAATTCTTATTCTCAATGGCGAACCGTTTAAAGCGGATTTGGCGTATCAAAAGATTTATAAGAAAGCCAAGTCTAATCTGATTATTGTTGATGATTATATTGGGACTAAGACATTACAGCATTTGACCCATGTAAAATCTGGAGTAGATATAACAATTATCACTGACAATAAGGGGTATGCAGCTCTCAAGAAACAAGAGTTCAGTGACTTTATGACAGAATATCCATCAATGAAGATAAGCTTTATTAAAACAGCAAATAAGTGCCACGATAGGTATATCGCTACAGATTATGGTAAGAATACAATGAAGATGTATCATTGTGGTGCCAGCAGTAAAGACGCAGGCAATAAGATAACTACAATTACTGAGATAAACGAGATGGATAACTTTAAGGATATGATTAAAGATCTTTTATTGAATCCACAGTTAAAGCTGAAATAGTTGATAGTATTATAATATGCACATGAAGCAGTAGATCACAAAATGGTCTGCTGCTTTTTTTGTGCATCGATATAACGGCAAACCGATAACAATAATAGATTCTATTGTATTTGTTTCAAAGGAGGCATAACACACTTGATTCCCGGCCTTTTCTATCTACTTTTTTAAGTTTTATCTTTAAACATCTCCAAAACAGGGGAGAGGATAGGTGTTACATACGCAATGAGTGCTAGAATGGTGGATATTACAGCAATGATCTTCAAAAGTACTGAATTCCTGACTTTGAACTCATAACCGTCACCTTCTTCTGACTTATTGAATGCAAACAGCTTTACGCAGAGCTTACTTACAATGGTCCAAAGGAAATATGCGGCAGCTGCGACATAATAACACAAAATGATAGAAAAAATAAATAAGAAGAATACCATCGGTATATATATTCTAAGTTTTTCGTTGCCACCAGAATACACCTTGTATAGAAGCATGAATACATTAAGTGAAATTAATACACCAACCAGGGTGATGCCGACATTTAGCAGTATCCTTGTAAAATGTTCAAATGCATTTCGGTTTATTATGGCAAGTGGAAAGATGGCAAATGCTGCCAGGACACATAAAGTGTTCAGCATCGCTGCGCTATTTTTATCAGATGTAATGAGGTATGTGAAAATACCACATGTGGCGCAACCCAAGGAAAAAACTGCCAGCATCAGCTTAAGGTTAAGATACTGATTATCTTTAATAAACAGAAACTCTTCGCTGACTGTAAAGTACCATTTAAGCTGCTGCAATAGATTTTTGTCATCGTTCTTTTTGATTGTTACCGAAACAGTTTTCTTTTCAATCTCTTCTTCTAGTGACGCATGTCTTTTTAGGATCTTTCTTATAACATCAGCATCACCTTCGATGAAAACATCATGGCCCTTATAATCATAGGGCTGTACTGTCAGCCATTTCTTCTTATCGTCAATGCTTTTATCAACCAGGATTGAAAATGTTCCTTCATGTGATCCGTTTACCTTGATCTCTATATTCAGCTTGTCGGCGAAAAATGTTTTTCGCTTGATGTGCTTAGACGCTGCTTTAGCTACAGACTTTTTAACCCATTTATCAAATTCTGTTTCTTCTATAGTCTTTGTATCTACGATGTTATCTACTGATGTGTCCATATATACCCCCCTGTATTCTGCATTTTTTCACACAATATTCAGTATATACCATAAATTTACTGCTACCAACAGGATTTTGAGAGAAAAAACAGCGTATTTATCAGTTTCATAGGATATGTAATTTTTGCCATGCGCTTTATAAGCGTATTATTTATTGACTGCTATTATTATTCGTTATAATATATTTATAGTTTATATCTAATGGGAGATAATATATATGAAGTCAAGAATCCTTATCCTAATAATAATGGTAGCAGCAGTAGTCATGATCGTTGGCTCAGTATTTGTAAATGCCAATCAGAAAGTATCTGCTCAGACCCTTACACAACAGGAACGTCCAGGCTTTACAGAGATAACCAGCGTTCCAGGAGTTTCTTTTTACATAAACACACCATTTGTAGAAAAGGCAACAGCCATCACACAGATCTCTGACAATATCGGATTTCAGAAGAATCAGTACTATTCATATAAGAACGGAACTGATAAGTATCTTCTTTTCAACATGGAAAAACTCATTGTTGCCGTGCAGAAAGGAACTGACTTCTGGATCGCAGAATCAAACGATCAGGAGTATTCCCTTTTAAACACAAGCCTTATGAATATATGGTTTACACAGGGAACAAAAAAGTTCTCATGTGAGACAACTAATGGAATGACCATAACAAAGGCCTGTGCTGGTGTATCTATCAACTCAAACACATATGGCGACTTTGTTGGAGAGCTTGCAAACATCCATAAGGACGGAGAAGAGTGGTCCATATTTGTAGGTGTTCCCGGAGAAAGATTTGATAAACTTTCTGATGCTTCACAGAAGGGAATTGCTTCCATTGTAAACTCTTTTGTTTTCTCTAACTCTCAGGGGGATGTTGCAACAGATATCTATGCTGTATCACTTACCGGCGATTCTTCAAAGCAGGCTGTTGATACAACAGAAGAGATCTTTGAATATGATGAGAACTCCTTGAATCTTTCCAATCAGAACAGTATCGTTGATAAGGACGAGGAAAAGGCATATACATCTAGTCCTTATAACATGCTGTTTTTAGGAGATAACGGAATCTTAAGTGCCTTTAATGATTTCACTATTTCCTACGAAGAGCCAATCATCTGTCCAAAGAAAGTGTATAGAGGCGAAGAAGCAGAAAAACTCATTATGGATTATTGCACAGAGACTGGCGACTATGCTTACTTTAAAGCACCTGATGGCCAGTCATGGGAAGTTGTTGAATATGACCTTAACTATAAGAACTGCGAAAATGACGACTACGTTAACATAAAGCTTAAAGGTATGGACGGAGAGCCACTTAGATACCGCGGCATAAAGTATGAAGCAAGGACCTATGAGATGGGCCACAAAGCGGTAGAAGATGGTGAATGGATAAGAGGACTCTATGTATATTACCCAGTACCAAATGGCTGCTACGAATACTGTCTTGAATGTGGAGAAAGAAAATCTCTTACCGGAGAAGAAGTAAGCGCAGCATATTACCACATCATAAATGAAGAGGAAGTTCACAGTGAACAGGCAGATGAAGCATCTGAAGACGCATCTGCAAGCGAAGGCTCATCAACAGAAGAAGCAGCTGCTAGTAGCTCAAGTAGCGAAGATGCTGCAGAAAGCGATGCTTCTACAGATTCTTCTTCCGAAGATAGTAGCGCCGAGGCATCCAGTGAATCATCAGCCGCTGGATCTTCCAGAGATGAAAGCTCAGCTGAGGGAAGTTCAGCAAAATAATAAGTGTTTTTGGGGAAAGATAAACCATGACCATACCTAAAAATAAACAGTATGAGCACAAAACACTTTTCCATTACTATTACAAGGATCTGAATGGTAACTGGACAAGATGCAGACGGTTTTCGTATAGCGACTGGTACCAAGCTGCCTCATATGGCGATGAATGTTATGACAAGCGAAATACGCCATTTAATCACTATCGCCGTAATACACAACTCTCAACCAGAGATTTCATCCTAAAACGAGTATTGATCCCGGTATATGTCATGGCTGGGATACTTCTTACAATATTTGTTCTTTTCCTTTTGTCGATGTTTTTATAAAGAATTTTCTTAAGGGGCGGTCATCCGCCCCTTTACATTTCGATATATTAAAGCTATAATATAATTGTTTTTGTAGTATAGTTTTTATTATTGCTTGTAGTAGTCTATGCGTTCAGAGCTTAGGCTTATTTTTATGCCTGTAAAGGCATGAAGCATCTACATGTAATAGTTGTAGAAAAGAGAGCAGCCTTGTATAAGTCTGTTCTTTTTTTGTACTCAAAAACGGAAACCCGTAAAGCACCTAATTAAAAGGAGGAAAAAAACATGTTACTAGAAACAAACGGAGATTTCACTTTCGCAGCTACTGTCGAGGAGCTCAGGAATGAGACATCAAGGCTTAATAAAGCTTTGGAGTATCAGCTTGAAGTCAACGACAAGCTCACAACAGCTATCAAACAGCTCACTGAGGTGATCTGTGAACAGAATGAGCAGTATCAGAAGATACTTCGCACTCTCGGACAGAACACTGATACTAGTGAACTCCTTCCTGATGTCATTCTTGAATGATCATCACGAAAGCACCCTTTAAATCAAACGAAAGGCAAAAAACTATGAAAACACTGGCAAAGAACAAATCAATAAGGAGACTTGCAAAGAAACTGCTTTGGATGAAAAAGAACCAGCCGGCAAAATACCTGCTTATATCAGGCATCACTGATGGCATGATAATGGGTATTTGGATTCTTATTTCCGCAGCAGTATCACTATGGATGGTAAGAAGTGGATTGTGTGACTTTGATTCAGCAATGATGGCTGTCGCACTCATTGATATGTACATTCTTATCTTTGGTTTTTCTTTTGAAGAATAACGTTATTGCCTAAAGCTAAAATCAGCGATTACCTTCGGGTGGTCGCTTTTTTTATTACCAAAAAAGCTATAATACATGCGCTATTTTCGCTGTTTGCTCTATTGAAATGCCGTATCCATGCTGATATCATTTATTTAGAAGCTAAAATCCGCATTATAACCGGCATCGAGGGATTAAAATTATGACAAAAGCAGAAATCGCCAAAAAACTTAAACTATATTATATTGGAAAAAAGATAATAGTATGGGGGTTATTAGCCTCCATGACTGTACTGATTTTATCCGTCATAGCTATTTCATTTTATACATTAATAAAAATATTTGCGTTCCTGCCCGTTAACATTATTTCAAAAATAGGAGCGGCATCCTACATTGCTATGCTTATCTTTGTCTTTTCCGCAGTCCTATTTCCTGTTGGGAAATATAATTTATCTCGGTATCTTAAACCAGAAGATATTTCTGCCGTTTTGGAATACATAAATGATATGAAGCATGACGCAGACGCGCGATACGATAATCTTATAGTGATTTCTAGAACGGCCAGTGAAATGTGCAAAAAGCAAGTTGTAATTAGTATCAACGATAGAACTAGTGTTACAGATATGCACTGGCGTGCTCTTAATGATTACTTTAAAAGAAGTAATATTGCAAAAATAGATATTGAAAACCTTAAAAAGTATTCCCAAGAACTGCTTTCTCAAAATAAAGATCAGAGAAAAGATGATGATTCTCTCAGCCGTATCCTGGGCGAGAGACCAGTCGCCTACTTAAATAATTACCAAGATGATAAGAAGAATGCCAATCCTATTGAATCGCAGATATATACTTTATGCACAGTAGCATTATTTTTGATAATAGCAGCTAAACTTATAATATTCTTTATTCCAAGCACAAGCATAAATGAATATCTAGCAGTTAGACTTATAAAAGAAATTGGCGCAGATGTAATAGCTGTTGTCTTTGCACTTTTCTCTATCAAATCATGTTGGGTAAGTAACGATAAATAACATAAATCGAAAAAAGCATGGTGTAGATGCCATGCTTTTTTTGTGCACCCTACTATTATATTTAGATATATTATATTGAAATATAAATATTGATATATTAT contains:
- a CDS encoding ORF6N domain-containing protein, which codes for MGTNELISFEPIDKEAVKEQIFEVRGIRVMLDSDIAVYFGVETGALNRARKRNIKRFPESFCFQLTDEEVSRCQSVISMQTEGKKGGRTYNPYVYSEQGVAMLTSVLHTDVAIQASIGIIEAFVEMSHYIRQNQQLLPYEDLKSLELRQHQLSDRMESIEKNMVTKSELSDLMKLFESGITDDEILILNGEPFKADLAYQKIYKKAKSNLIIVDDYIGTKTLQHLTHVKSGVDITIITDNKGYAALKKQEFSDFMTEYPSMKISFIKTANKCHDRYIATDYGKNTMKMYHCGASSKDAGNKITTITEINEMDNFKDMIKDLLLNPQLKLK
- a CDS encoding HU family DNA-binding protein, yielding MNKTELVEAIAKQTGLTKAASEKAVKAFTDVVTKELKKKGKVQLVGFGTFETAKRAARTGKNPQTGAAIKIPAATVPKFKAGKALKDTVNGNKK